A genomic stretch from Hemibagrus wyckioides isolate EC202008001 linkage group LG20, SWU_Hwy_1.0, whole genome shotgun sequence includes:
- the LOC131370551 gene encoding prostaglandin reductase-3-like — protein MSVSLICKSVLGSRRAFQAFPKRFIIDMSYSNHFMDYKRSSIPGSMKKMMVTKRSPDFRQAVSVETVSVPTPSDTELLIRNRYVGINASDINYSAGRYDPSVTVPFPVGFEGVGEVVALGLSASSRFAVGDTVAYLNAGAFAEYTLVSAQKVIPLKEPQPEALAVIVSGATASIALQRLGELKQGETVLVTAAAGGTGHFAVQFAKMAGCHVIGTCSSREKAEFLKSIGCDRPINYKEEDLAAMLRKEYPNGVDVVYESIGGNVFDLAVNNLAQQGRLLVVGFISGYQSKSGLQPVSGATLPAKLLQKSASIRGFFLPHFLSEYSECVQKVMQMQEKGKILCAIDDGQMDEGGRFVGLESVYRAIDYMYAGKNQGKVVVEVSPSDI, from the exons ATGTCTGTTTCGCTGATTTGTAAATCTGTGCTCGGGTCTCGCCGAGCTTTCCAGGCATTTCCTAAGCGTTTTATTATCGACATGTCCTACTCCAATCACTTCATGGATTATAAACGCTCCTCGATACCGGGCAGcatgaagaagatgatggtAACGAAACGGAGCCCCGATTTCCGACAAGCCGTTTCCGTGGAAACAGTTTCGGTTCCGACACCGAGCGACACCGAGCTGCTGATCCGGAACCG ATACGTTGGGATAAACGCATCAGATATTAACTACTCTGCAGGCCGCTATGACCCCTCAGTGACCGTTCCATTCCCGGTAGGGTTTGAGGGTGTAGGAGAAGTGGTGGCACTGGGTTTAAGCGCCAGTTCCCGTTTTGCAGTGGGCGACACGGTGGCCTATTTAAACGCAGGCGCGTTCGCCGAATACACTCTCGTGTCTGCGCAAAAAGTGATTCCGTTAAAAGAGCCGCAGCCGGAAGCGTTAGCTGTTATCGTGAGCGGAGCAACTGCATCCATCGCCCTGCAGCGCCTCGGGGAATTGAAGCAGGGGGAGACAGTGCTGGTGACCGCTGCCGCCGGAGGAACCGGACACTTTGCCGTCCAGTTCGCCAAAATGGCTGGGTGTCATGTGATAGGAACATGCTCCTCCCGAGAGAAGGCAGAGTTTCTGAAAAGCATCGGCTGCGATCGACCAATCAACTACAAAGAAGAGGACTTGGCCGCGATGTTACGCAAAGAGTATCCTAACGGCGTGGATGTGGTGTACGAGTCAATAGGGGGCAATGTGTTTGACCTGGCTGTTAATAACCTGGCGCAACAGGGGCGCTTACTGGTGGTGGGCTTCATCTCAGGTTATCAGAGCAAGTCAGGCCTGCAGCCTGTCAGTGGAGCGACACTTCCTGCCAAACTTTTACAGAAATCAGCCAGCATAAGGGGCTTCTTCCTGCCTCACTTCCTATCAGAGTACAGTGAGTGCGTGCAGAAGGTAATGCAGATGCAGGAGAAGGGGAAGATTTTGTGCGCCATCgatgatggacagatggacgaGGGAGGGCGATTCGTGGGTTTGGAGTCAGTGTACAGGGCAATAGATTATATGTACGCTGGGAAAAACCAAGGCAAAGTAGTGGTGGAGGTTAGTCCTTCTGACATCTGA